A genomic segment from Luteolibacter ambystomatis encodes:
- the menB gene encoding 1,4-dihydroxy-2-naphthoyl-CoA synthase, with amino-acid sequence MWTPVREFEDIRYETTDEGQIAKITINRPEVRNAFRPQTVKEMLIALEMAHEDPTVGVIILTGEGPDAFCSGGDQKVRGHAGYIGSDGVPRLNILDVQKKIRGLPKPIVAMVAGYAIGGGHVLHVVCDLTIAADNAKFGQTGPKVGSFDGGLGSSYLARIVGQKKAREIWYLCRQYDARQALDMGLVNTVVPLADLEKETLQWCREMLAHSPLALRCLKAALNADCDGQMGLLDLAGNATLLYYMSEEAKEGKQAFVEKRKPDFKKFPRVP; translated from the coding sequence ATGTGGACTCCAGTGCGCGAATTCGAAGACATCCGTTACGAAACGACGGATGAAGGCCAGATTGCCAAGATCACCATCAACCGCCCGGAGGTCCGCAATGCCTTCCGCCCTCAGACGGTGAAGGAAATGCTCATTGCCCTGGAGATGGCCCATGAGGATCCCACCGTTGGCGTGATCATTCTCACCGGTGAAGGTCCGGATGCTTTCTGCTCCGGTGGTGACCAGAAGGTCCGCGGCCACGCCGGCTACATCGGCAGCGATGGCGTCCCGCGCCTCAACATTCTCGACGTACAAAAAAAGATCCGCGGCCTGCCCAAGCCGATCGTGGCCATGGTCGCCGGTTATGCCATTGGTGGCGGCCACGTCCTGCACGTCGTCTGCGATCTCACCATCGCAGCGGACAACGCCAAATTCGGCCAGACCGGTCCGAAGGTCGGCAGCTTCGATGGCGGCCTCGGCTCCAGCTACCTCGCCCGCATCGTCGGCCAGAAGAAAGCCCGTGAAATCTGGTATCTCTGCCGCCAGTACGACGCCCGACAGGCGCTCGACATGGGCCTCGTCAATACCGTCGTCCCGCTCGCCGATCTCGAAAAGGAGACGCTTCAGTGGTGCCGCGAGATGCTCGCCCACTCGCCGCTCGCCCTGCGCTGTCTCAAAGCCGCCCTCAACGCCGACTGCGACGGCCAGATGGGCCTGCTCGATCTCGCGGGCAATGCGACCCTGCTCTACTACATGAGCGAGGAAGCCAAGGAAGGGAAACAGGCCTTCGTCGAGAAACGGAAGCCGGATTTCAAGAAGTTCCCGCGCGTGCCTTGA
- a CDS encoding Gfo/Idh/MocA family protein: MTTRRDFFRKAALPTLGFSLLGANAAPAAPGAAPLPARMAGAKPVHDLKTKRLEKVRVAVIGLSRGMALLDGAQRSDFSEVTVVCDLRKDRCANAVNAVKKKRGVEPAVICGGQDAWQDIAKRDDVDVVVIATPWELHVPMAVAMMKAGKHAFVEVSAAVTLKECWELVDTSERTQRHCVMMENCCYGESELLVLNMVREGVFGEITHGEAAYIHDLRGMLFALGTEGDWRREYHKKYDGNLYPTHGLGPVAQYMGINRGDRFKFIVSVSSPEIGLTKWRDDKKPNGGKHATEKYVTGDMNTSIIKTEMGRTIMVQHDIISPRPYSRINMLSGTGGTFVGYPDRMALDDPGKYGLKTGSHEWLPAGELATLREKFKHPLLKRLESSAKGGGHGGMDVVMMIRHLECIRNGEPPDSTVYDAAAWSSILQLSTQSVAAGSQPMEIPDFTRGVWKGLKPLPIVS; the protein is encoded by the coding sequence ATGACCACCCGACGTGACTTCTTCCGCAAGGCCGCTCTGCCGACCTTGGGTTTCAGCCTTCTTGGCGCCAATGCCGCTCCCGCCGCACCCGGAGCCGCTCCGCTTCCGGCCCGCATGGCCGGTGCGAAGCCGGTGCATGATCTCAAGACCAAGCGCCTTGAGAAAGTCCGCGTGGCCGTGATCGGCCTGAGCCGCGGCATGGCCTTGCTCGATGGCGCGCAGCGTTCCGATTTCTCCGAGGTCACCGTCGTCTGCGATTTGCGCAAGGACCGCTGCGCGAATGCCGTCAATGCGGTGAAGAAGAAGCGCGGCGTGGAGCCCGCCGTGATCTGCGGCGGGCAGGATGCCTGGCAGGACATCGCGAAGCGTGATGACGTCGATGTCGTGGTCATCGCCACCCCTTGGGAGCTGCATGTGCCGATGGCCGTCGCGATGATGAAGGCCGGGAAGCACGCCTTCGTTGAAGTCTCCGCCGCCGTGACGCTGAAGGAATGTTGGGAACTCGTGGATACTTCCGAGCGCACCCAGCGCCACTGTGTGATGATGGAAAACTGCTGCTACGGCGAGAGCGAGCTGCTGGTGCTCAACATGGTCCGTGAGGGCGTCTTCGGCGAGATCACCCACGGTGAAGCCGCTTACATCCACGACCTGCGGGGCATGCTCTTCGCGCTCGGTACCGAGGGCGATTGGCGCCGTGAGTATCACAAGAAATACGATGGCAATCTCTATCCCACCCACGGCCTCGGCCCTGTCGCCCAATACATGGGCATCAACCGCGGCGACCGCTTCAAGTTCATCGTCTCGGTTTCCTCTCCGGAGATCGGCCTGACCAAGTGGCGCGACGACAAGAAGCCGAACGGCGGCAAGCACGCGACGGAGAAATACGTGACCGGGGACATGAACACCTCGATCATCAAGACCGAGATGGGCCGCACCATCATGGTTCAGCACGACATCATCTCGCCGCGTCCCTACAGCCGCATCAACATGCTCTCCGGCACCGGTGGCACCTTCGTTGGCTACCCCGACCGCATGGCACTGGACGACCCCGGCAAATACGGCCTCAAGACCGGCAGCCACGAATGGCTCCCGGCCGGTGAACTCGCCACCCTCCGGGAAAAGTTCAAGCACCCGCTGCTCAAGCGTCTCGAAAGCTCCGCGAAAGGCGGCGGCCACGGCGGCATGGATGTGGTCATGATGATCCGGCACCTCGAGTGCATCCGGAATGGTGAGCCCCCGGACAGCACCGTCTACGATGCGGCTGCCTGGTCCTCCATTCTCCAGCTTTCCACGCAATCCGTGGCCGCAGGCAGCCAGCCGATGGAGATCCCGGATTTCACCCGCGGCGTCTGGAAGGGTCTCAAGCCACTCCCGATCGTCTCCTGA
- the menA gene encoding 1,4-dihydroxy-2-naphthoate octaprenyltransferase — protein MTGTGIKSWVLAARPKTLPAAIVPVWAGCVLAWKLTGRFDGWLAFYTLAGAICIQIATNFFNDAIDAAKGADTEKRLGPVRVTSSGLMSRKAVMGWAGLFILLAAACGVGLILARGWIMLAIGLPSLFFAYGYTGGPWPLAYRGMGELFVILFFGLVAVTGTVFVQTGTWPREALLLGTQIGLLSAVLISINNLRDREEDSTTGKRTLAVRFGPKVALGVLWVEVNGAALLGIVWALFHQVQWMIASAPVFLLGMRILFGLFTTPPGKAFNRYLAMAGVQLILFAAAFHVAAVFQPVAPPSAMP, from the coding sequence GTGACCGGGACTGGGATCAAATCATGGGTATTGGCCGCGCGGCCGAAGACGCTGCCCGCGGCCATCGTGCCGGTATGGGCGGGATGCGTGCTGGCGTGGAAGCTCACCGGCCGCTTCGATGGGTGGCTCGCGTTCTACACTCTCGCGGGCGCCATCTGCATCCAGATCGCCACGAATTTCTTCAATGACGCCATTGATGCCGCCAAGGGCGCGGACACGGAAAAGCGCCTCGGCCCCGTGCGGGTGACCTCCAGCGGCCTTATGTCGCGGAAGGCGGTCATGGGCTGGGCCGGGCTCTTCATCCTGCTGGCTGCCGCTTGCGGTGTGGGCCTCATCCTCGCCCGCGGGTGGATCATGCTGGCCATCGGCCTGCCCTCGCTGTTCTTCGCCTACGGTTACACCGGTGGGCCGTGGCCGTTGGCCTATCGCGGGATGGGGGAGCTGTTTGTCATCCTGTTCTTCGGTCTCGTGGCGGTGACCGGCACTGTCTTCGTGCAAACCGGCACATGGCCGCGCGAAGCCCTGCTGCTGGGTACCCAGATCGGGTTGCTCTCGGCCGTCCTCATTTCCATCAATAATCTCCGCGACCGCGAGGAAGACTCCACCACTGGCAAGCGCACGCTCGCCGTCCGCTTCGGCCCGAAGGTGGCGCTTGGAGTCCTGTGGGTGGAGGTCAATGGCGCGGCGCTCCTCGGCATTGTGTGGGCCTTGTTCCACCAGGTGCAGTGGATGATCGCCAGCGCCCCCGTATTCCTGTTGGGCATGCGCATTCTCTTCGGACTCTTCACTACGCCCCCGGGCAAGGCCTTCAACCGCTATCTCGCCATGGCCGGCGTGCAGCTCATCCTTTTCGCCGCCGCCTTCCACGTCGCCGCCGTGTTCCAGCCCGTCGCCCCGCCCTCGGCCATGCCCTGA
- a CDS encoding enolase C-terminal domain-like protein gives MILNDRPPVWISRYRLKSKARLNAVSTRREFDGVLIRIGAGYGCLHPWPELGDPPLHKCLEDLAGARRWPIVRRAVRCAEMDGISRSNGEWLFEDMEIPASHATLALSDSANVASAVEAGFEIIKLKVGRDFEREAAFLTAMAQEFPKLSWRLDYNETATAEQAGAFLNGLDRDIRRKIDFVEDPCPYSDSTWTTLKQTTGVRLAVDREAAPNCDAAQVFVLKPALDEPWLIGEAAAKRGCKVVVTSYMDHPFGQTFAAWEAARLALTFRGLVGVCGLQTHHLFESNPFSEYLGDWKPAFQPPGGTGLGFDDLLGELVWTRLD, from the coding sequence ATGATCCTCAACGACCGTCCGCCCGTCTGGATTTCCCGCTACCGCCTGAAGAGCAAAGCGCGGCTCAATGCCGTGTCCACCCGCCGGGAATTCGACGGCGTGCTGATCCGCATCGGCGCGGGTTACGGCTGTCTACACCCATGGCCAGAGCTCGGTGATCCACCGCTCCATAAATGCCTGGAGGATCTTGCCGGTGCCCGCCGCTGGCCGATCGTCCGCCGTGCCGTCCGCTGTGCGGAAATGGACGGCATCTCCCGCTCCAATGGCGAGTGGCTCTTCGAGGACATGGAAATTCCTGCCAGCCACGCCACGCTTGCGCTGTCGGACTCTGCGAACGTGGCCTCTGCCGTCGAGGCTGGCTTCGAGATCATCAAGCTGAAAGTCGGACGTGATTTCGAGCGCGAGGCCGCCTTCCTCACCGCGATGGCACAAGAGTTTCCCAAGCTCTCGTGGCGGCTCGACTACAACGAGACCGCCACTGCGGAACAAGCGGGCGCTTTCCTCAATGGCCTCGACCGGGACATCCGTCGGAAGATCGATTTCGTAGAGGACCCGTGCCCTTATTCCGATTCCACCTGGACCACGCTCAAGCAAACCACCGGCGTGCGCTTGGCCGTGGACCGTGAGGCCGCGCCGAATTGCGATGCCGCCCAGGTTTTCGTGCTGAAGCCCGCGCTCGATGAACCTTGGCTGATTGGTGAGGCAGCCGCCAAGCGGGGCTGCAAGGTCGTCGTTACCAGCTACATGGATCACCCCTTCGGCCAGACCTTCGCCGCATGGGAGGCCGCCCGCCTCGCGCTCACCTTCCGGGGGCTGGTCGGCGTATGCGGCCTGCAGACCCACCACCTGTTCGAATCCAATCCGTTTTCCGAATACCTCGGCGATTGGAAACCGGCCTTCCAACCTCCCGGTGGCACCGGACTCGGTTTCGACGATCTTCTCGGCGAACTCGTATGGACGCGACTCGACTGA
- a CDS encoding AMP-binding protein → MDATRLIDPAFWSDPRPLAMGDAEVTAWCRSVPDLEGHVLFQTSGSSGTPKWIALSKQALLLSAAVVNRHLGVTEDSCWGLSLPLHHVGGFGVVARTYESAGRYAELHGKWNPAGFPEWIACHGVTHVSLVPTQVHDLVTGGHRCPECLRSIVVGGGRMEDALGQAARDLGWPVLASYGMTETGSQIATQSPEILDQSYQHAPLPLLDAWNARTDEDGRLHVSGAVLFTGSIVMGSGLRRWVPRVGEWHATGDRASVEGRWLTPLGRLDSVVKILGELVDPESVERDILALSQGSLSYGMLAISAVPDLRAGHRLVPAVVGSISEGRLLDILSAYNAMAPGFRRVAAPVFLNAMPLSELGKIRRGEVLKHLME, encoded by the coding sequence ATGGACGCGACTCGACTGATCGACCCGGCCTTCTGGTCCGACCCACGTCCGCTCGCCATGGGCGATGCGGAGGTCACCGCGTGGTGCCGGAGCGTGCCCGACCTCGAAGGCCATGTCCTGTTCCAAACCTCCGGCTCATCCGGCACGCCGAAGTGGATCGCCCTTTCGAAACAAGCGCTGCTGCTTTCCGCCGCCGTCGTGAACCGTCATCTCGGCGTCACGGAGGATTCCTGCTGGGGGCTTTCGCTGCCGCTGCATCATGTCGGCGGCTTCGGCGTCGTCGCCCGCACCTACGAGTCAGCTGGTAGATACGCGGAGCTGCATGGGAAATGGAATCCCGCTGGATTCCCGGAATGGATCGCCTGCCATGGCGTCACCCACGTTTCTTTGGTTCCCACGCAGGTGCATGATCTCGTCACCGGTGGACACCGCTGTCCGGAGTGCCTCCGCTCCATCGTGGTCGGCGGGGGAAGAATGGAGGATGCGCTGGGCCAGGCTGCACGGGATCTAGGCTGGCCGGTGCTCGCCAGCTACGGCATGACCGAGACCGGCTCGCAGATCGCCACCCAGTCTCCGGAAATACTAGATCAATCGTACCAACACGCCCCGCTGCCGCTGCTGGATGCTTGGAACGCGCGCACCGATGAAGACGGCCGCCTCCATGTCAGCGGAGCGGTGCTTTTCACCGGTTCCATCGTGATGGGGTCAGGCCTACGTCGCTGGGTGCCGAGGGTAGGGGAGTGGCACGCCACCGGCGACCGCGCCTCTGTCGAAGGCCGCTGGCTGACCCCTCTTGGGCGCCTCGATTCGGTCGTGAAGATTCTCGGAGAACTGGTTGATCCGGAGTCGGTTGAGCGGGACATTCTGGCTCTTTCCCAAGGTTCCCTCTCCTATGGAATGCTTGCGATCTCCGCTGTCCCGGATCTGCGCGCCGGGCACCGCCTCGTGCCTGCTGTGGTGGGTTCCATCTCCGAAGGACGACTTTTGGACATCCTAAGCGCCTATAACGCAATGGCTCCCGGATTCCGCCGCGTAGCTGCCCCGGTGTTCTTGAACGCCATGCCCTTGAGCGAGCTCGGTAAAATCCGTCGCGGAGAGGTCCTGAAGCACCTCATGGAGTGA
- a CDS encoding PhoH family protein: MIQRVDESTQVPMFDEYSQPDGNNRKRSSQNGTRPVDFGLKAPSQVVKNFVLDTNVLLHDPACLDRFKDNHLCVLVDVLSELDKFKSEQTERGANARRVHRRLTEMFSCAKKVTQGVSNAGGGTVRLVIYDPSSCPKNSEELNRFYRIFPDRERVDHRILAACLLLKEHNSSPVVLVTKDINMQLKARAVGIECQDYLNDKVDVREVSNYETRRIEVDATELQRFASGGEIQLDEQRWLGVAVNEYVLLGCGEKQTIPARLGVGGHFLRLQLPEALKIPDGQSLKPMNLGQRCLIDALLNPDISLVTCYGHAGTGKTLVAVAAGLHEMFNRKYNGLTVSRPVVAMGDQLGYLPGSLDEKMRPWLQPIHDALDLLMRPAVPLGPRRKQQKKDAPDSGAKKPYEVLMDQGILEIEALCYIRGRSIPNRFFILDEAQQLTPQEAKTIVTRMSRGSKLVLVGDPAQIDNPYVDSRSNGLVYTRNRLKGQPFAAHVALSRGERSELAEAGAQLM; encoded by the coding sequence ATGATCCAGCGTGTCGACGAATCCACCCAGGTCCCCATGTTCGACGAATACAGCCAACCCGACGGCAACAACCGCAAGCGATCATCCCAGAACGGAACAAGGCCCGTGGATTTCGGCCTGAAGGCCCCATCCCAGGTGGTGAAGAACTTCGTGCTCGATACGAACGTCCTTCTCCATGACCCCGCCTGCCTCGATCGCTTCAAGGACAACCACCTCTGCGTGCTCGTGGACGTCCTCTCGGAGCTCGACAAGTTCAAGTCCGAGCAGACCGAGCGCGGTGCCAATGCCCGCCGCGTCCATCGCCGCCTCACGGAGATGTTCTCCTGCGCCAAGAAGGTGACCCAGGGCGTGAGCAATGCCGGTGGCGGTACCGTCCGCCTCGTCATCTATGACCCCTCCAGTTGCCCGAAGAACAGTGAGGAGCTGAACCGCTTCTATCGCATCTTCCCGGACCGCGAGCGTGTCGATCACCGTATCCTCGCCGCCTGCTTGCTGCTGAAGGAGCACAACAGCTCTCCGGTCGTTCTCGTCACGAAGGACATCAACATGCAGCTCAAGGCCCGCGCCGTGGGCATCGAGTGCCAGGACTACCTCAATGACAAGGTCGACGTCCGCGAGGTCTCGAACTACGAGACCCGCCGTATCGAAGTGGATGCCACCGAGCTCCAGCGCTTCGCCAGCGGCGGCGAGATCCAGCTGGATGAACAACGCTGGCTCGGCGTCGCGGTCAACGAATACGTCCTCCTCGGTTGCGGCGAGAAGCAGACCATTCCCGCCCGTCTTGGTGTTGGCGGTCATTTCCTCCGCCTCCAGCTTCCGGAGGCTCTCAAGATCCCGGACGGCCAATCGCTCAAGCCGATGAACCTCGGCCAGCGCTGCCTCATCGATGCACTGCTCAATCCGGACATCTCCCTTGTCACCTGCTACGGCCACGCCGGCACCGGCAAGACCCTCGTCGCCGTGGCTGCCGGCTTGCACGAGATGTTCAACCGCAAGTACAACGGCCTCACCGTCAGCCGCCCGGTCGTCGCCATGGGGGACCAGCTCGGTTATCTCCCCGGCTCGCTCGATGAAAAGATGCGCCCCTGGCTCCAGCCGATCCACGATGCCCTCGATCTCCTGATGCGTCCCGCCGTTCCACTCGGACCGCGCCGCAAGCAGCAGAAAAAAGACGCGCCGGATTCCGGAGCGAAGAAGCCCTACGAAGTCCTCATGGATCAGGGCATCCTCGAAATCGAGGCCCTCTGCTACATCCGCGGCCGCTCGATCCCGAACCGCTTCTTCATCCTCGATGAAGCCCAGCAGCTCACCCCGCAGGAGGCGAAGACCATCGTCACCCGCATGTCCCGCGGCTCGAAGCTCGTCCTCGTCGGCGACCCCGCCCAGATCGACAATCCCTACGTGGACAGCCGCAGCAACGGCCTCGTCTATACCCGCAATCGCTTGAAGGGCCAACCCTTCGCCGCCCATGTCGCTCTCAGTCGTGGCGAGCGTTCGGAACTTGCCGAGGCCGGCGCGCAACTGATGTAA
- a CDS encoding RbsD/FucU domain-containing protein codes for MSFTRTILAACTAVVVSGCALEPQAGNDWKSAVGTQVAQLGYRNWIVVSEASFPAHSRTGVRQVSAPVEIPEALDYVLRSIEQTEHVKPRVYVPRELRSVENDYAPGIDDLRKKIATSLHSRETTELDHEALLTLLEDANRSFNVLVVRTTTALPYSSVFLELQPGYWDGDSEAHLREKIQRERDRANRLARPL; via the coding sequence ATGAGCTTCACCCGAACGATCCTGGCAGCCTGCACGGCGGTGGTTGTCAGCGGGTGTGCCTTGGAACCTCAAGCCGGGAACGATTGGAAATCCGCGGTTGGCACCCAGGTTGCCCAACTCGGATATCGGAACTGGATCGTCGTCAGCGAAGCCTCGTTTCCGGCGCACAGCCGGACTGGCGTCCGGCAGGTCAGCGCCCCGGTCGAAATCCCGGAAGCTCTTGACTACGTTCTTCGCTCCATCGAGCAGACCGAACATGTGAAACCGCGTGTTTACGTGCCGCGGGAACTCCGTTCGGTGGAAAACGACTACGCTCCCGGTATCGACGACCTCCGGAAAAAAATCGCGACCTCCCTGCATTCCCGGGAAACCACGGAACTCGATCACGAGGCCCTGCTGACTCTTTTGGAGGACGCCAACCGCTCCTTCAACGTCCTCGTCGTCCGCACTACCACCGCTCTGCCCTACTCCAGCGTCTTCCTCGAACTTCAGCCCGGCTACTGGGACGGAGACTCCGAGGCGCACCTTCGGGAGAAGATCCAGCGTGAGCGGGATCGTGCGAACAGGCTGGCGCGTCCTCTCTGA